The proteins below are encoded in one region of Amycolatopsis magusensis:
- a CDS encoding YdcF family protein, translating to MTLDTATIPEAVRADVEALWRYLRVDDEIAPVDVAIGLGCHDPGVAVYTAELFLRGVCPLIVFTGSNAPTTIGRFPRGEAVHFREIAVEHGVPEQSVLVESAAKHTADNIDFSRELLREKGVQVGSVLITCRPYHQRRAHATAAKRWPGVDIRCSADRRPLHAYTAGIGDASLVIDMLVGEAQRLTRYAELGHTIALDVPTDVTDAYQRLAAAGYTSRLLP from the coding sequence GTGACCCTCGACACCGCCACCATCCCCGAAGCCGTGCGTGCCGACGTGGAGGCGCTCTGGCGGTACCTCCGGGTCGACGATGAAATCGCGCCGGTGGACGTGGCGATCGGGCTCGGGTGCCACGACCCGGGAGTGGCGGTGTACACGGCCGAACTCTTCCTGCGCGGGGTGTGCCCGCTGATCGTGTTCACCGGCTCCAACGCGCCGACGACGATCGGGCGCTTCCCGCGCGGGGAGGCCGTGCACTTCCGCGAGATCGCGGTCGAGCACGGGGTGCCGGAGCAGTCGGTGCTGGTCGAGTCGGCGGCCAAGCACACCGCGGACAACATCGACTTCAGCCGCGAACTGCTGCGTGAGAAGGGTGTGCAGGTCGGGTCGGTGCTGATCACCTGCCGCCCGTACCACCAGCGCCGCGCCCACGCGACAGCCGCGAAGCGATGGCCGGGCGTCGACATCCGCTGCTCCGCCGACCGGCGGCCACTGCACGCCTACACCGCCGGCATCGGGGACGCGTCACTGGTCATCGACATGCTCGTCGGCGAAGCCCAGCGATTGACGCGCTACGCGGAACTGGGGCACACCATCGCCCTGGACGTCCCCACCGACGTCACCGACGCTTACCAGCGCCTGGCCGCCGCCGGCTACACCTCGCGCCTACTCCCCTGA
- a CDS encoding alpha/beta hydrolase: protein MAAPPARLAAATANLLGKVMRGGVADLRPVPRVLIDHGPNRSVYRLTSGGQAPDGPPVLLVPPLAAPALCFDLRRGCSLAEHLVDGGRRTYLVDYGTVAFSDRRLGIEHWIEEVLPRAIRRVSEDSGGQGVHLVSWCLGGIFSLLTTADQPDLPIESVVTVASPFDFTAIPLVAPFRPLVDLTGGHLLTPFYRVLGGAPSYLVSRVFRATGLHKEITKPLAILKNLDDRDYLAQIEAVDHFMDNMAAYPGRTFGQLYHRFFRANDLAEGSVDLNGRMISLSRVKVPTLIVAGENDTIAPRAAVERLTGLLENAPEVRFETAPGGHLGVLTGRKARGTTWRYIDDFHAAQL, encoded by the coding sequence ATGGCAGCACCGCCGGCCCGGCTGGCCGCCGCGACCGCGAACTTGCTCGGCAAGGTGATGCGCGGTGGGGTCGCCGATCTCCGCCCGGTGCCGCGGGTGCTGATCGACCACGGCCCGAACCGCTCGGTGTACCGGCTGACCTCGGGCGGCCAGGCACCGGACGGGCCGCCGGTGCTGCTGGTGCCGCCGCTCGCCGCGCCCGCGCTGTGCTTCGACCTGCGGCGCGGGTGCAGCCTGGCCGAACACCTGGTCGACGGCGGCAGGCGAACCTACCTGGTCGACTACGGCACGGTCGCCTTCTCCGACCGGCGGCTCGGCATCGAGCACTGGATCGAGGAGGTGCTGCCGCGCGCGATCCGGCGGGTCAGCGAGGACTCCGGCGGGCAGGGCGTGCACCTGGTTTCGTGGTGCCTCGGCGGGATCTTCTCGCTGCTGACCACCGCGGACCAGCCGGACCTGCCGATCGAGTCGGTGGTCACGGTGGCCTCGCCGTTCGACTTCACCGCGATCCCGCTGGTGGCGCCGTTCCGCCCGCTGGTGGACCTGACCGGCGGGCACCTGCTGACCCCGTTCTACCGCGTGCTCGGCGGTGCACCGTCCTATTTGGTCAGCCGCGTTTTCCGCGCGACGGGGCTGCACAAGGAGATCACCAAGCCGCTGGCGATCCTGAAGAACCTGGACGACCGGGACTACCTGGCGCAGATCGAAGCGGTCGACCACTTCATGGACAACATGGCCGCCTACCCGGGGCGCACGTTCGGGCAGCTCTACCACCGGTTTTTCCGCGCGAACGACCTGGCCGAAGGCAGCGTGGACCTGAACGGGCGGATGATCTCGCTCTCCCGGGTGAAGGTGCCGACGCTGATCGTCGCGGGGGAGAACGACACGATCGCCCCACGGGCCGCCGTCGAACGACTGACCGGGCTGCTGGAAAACGCTCCGGAGGTCCGCTTCGAAACCGCCCCCGGTGGTCATTTGGGCGTGCTGACCGGCCGGAAAGCGCGGGGCACCACCTGGCGCTACATCGACGACTTCCACGCTGCGCAGCTGTGA
- a CDS encoding SDR family oxidoreductase, which translates to MAKRARSLHGKVVVITGGAQGIGAKTAELLTGLGARVAIGDLDQVRAEKTAGELDALALPLDVTDTKNFSEFLDEVEQRLGPIDVLINNAGIMPLAALEDEDDASTRRQLEINLHAVIHGTREAVKRMRPRGTGHIVNVASMAGKAGFPGAATYCATKHGVVGLSEAVHLELRGTGVEVSCVMPAIVRTELASGLPEARMIKSVSPEEVAAAIAGALARPRFDVFVPKSLDVVGRFTRLLPRRAGEWISRSLGADKVLATAHAGARSEYESRAANSAPSVGSDG; encoded by the coding sequence ATGGCCAAGCGAGCGCGTTCCCTCCACGGCAAGGTCGTGGTGATCACCGGCGGTGCGCAGGGCATCGGCGCGAAGACCGCCGAACTGCTCACCGGACTCGGTGCCCGGGTGGCGATCGGCGACCTGGACCAGGTCCGGGCCGAGAAGACGGCCGGTGAGCTGGACGCGCTCGCCCTGCCGCTGGACGTGACCGACACGAAGAACTTCAGCGAGTTTCTCGACGAGGTCGAGCAGCGGCTCGGGCCGATCGACGTGCTGATCAACAACGCGGGCATCATGCCGCTCGCCGCGCTGGAGGACGAGGACGACGCGTCCACCCGGCGGCAGCTGGAGATCAACCTGCACGCGGTCATCCACGGCACCCGGGAGGCGGTCAAGCGGATGCGCCCGCGCGGCACCGGGCACATCGTGAACGTCGCGTCGATGGCGGGCAAGGCTGGTTTTCCTGGCGCGGCGACTTACTGCGCGACCAAGCACGGCGTGGTCGGGTTGTCCGAGGCGGTGCACCTCGAACTGCGGGGCACCGGCGTCGAGGTCTCGTGCGTGATGCCCGCCATCGTGCGGACCGAGCTGGCCAGCGGCCTGCCGGAAGCGCGGATGATCAAGTCGGTGTCGCCGGAGGAGGTCGCGGCGGCCATCGCCGGGGCGCTGGCGCGGCCCCGGTTCGACGTGTTCGTGCCGAAATCCCTGGACGTGGTCGGCCGGTTCACCCGGCTGCTGCCGCGGCGCGCGGGTGAGTGGATCTCGCGCTCGCTCGGCGCCGACAAGGTGCTCGCCACGGCGCACGCCGGTGCCCGGTCGGAATACGAATCGAGGGCGGCGAACAGCGCTCCCTCGGTCGGCTCGGATGGTTAG
- a CDS encoding GNAT family N-acetyltransferase, translated as MSEVEFRPGGEQDAKHLLDMFDGAVAWMNARGNTQQWGTEPWSAVPKRVERVRGMAAGGNLVLAEIDGEPAGAIILDPGPPEHVPTVDEPEIYLGLLITARGFTGRQVGAELIRYALGEAAERGIDLVRVDCYAGGDGSLVRYYERQGFRKTVTFDYHGWPGQVFEQRVGDGRDRAAG; from the coding sequence GTGAGCGAAGTGGAATTTCGCCCTGGGGGCGAGCAAGACGCCAAGCACCTGCTCGACATGTTCGACGGCGCCGTGGCCTGGATGAACGCACGGGGAAACACCCAGCAGTGGGGCACCGAACCGTGGTCGGCGGTGCCGAAGCGGGTCGAACGCGTGCGCGGCATGGCGGCGGGCGGCAACCTGGTGCTGGCGGAGATCGACGGCGAGCCGGCCGGCGCGATCATCCTCGATCCGGGCCCGCCCGAGCACGTGCCCACTGTGGACGAACCGGAGATCTACCTGGGCCTGCTGATCACCGCCCGTGGGTTCACCGGCCGCCAGGTCGGCGCCGAACTGATCCGGTACGCGCTCGGCGAGGCCGCGGAACGCGGCATCGACCTGGTGCGCGTCGACTGCTACGCCGGGGGTGACGGCAGCCTGGTCCGCTACTACGAGCGGCAGGGCTTCCGCAAGACGGTCACCTTCGACTACCACGGCTGGCCGGGTCAGGTCTTCGAACAACGAGTGGGGGATGGACGGGACCGCGCCGCGGGGTGA
- the map gene encoding type I methionyl aminopeptidase has protein sequence MVEIKTPGEVDVMREAGRVVAQALGAVRERAEIGVSLRELDEVAAQVIRDAGAKPNFLNYQPRPAPYPFPGVLCASVNDAVVHGIPNDYRLVDGDLVSIDCGAYIDGLHGDAAISFVVGEADPADLKLIEATTEALMAGVAQLVPGNKLGDVSHAIGVVGRRDGYGMLADHGGHGIGHAMHEDPHVPNEGRPGRGLRLRPGMVFALEPMLIAGGRDEYRADSDGWTLRTADGSRAAHVELTVAVTEEGPRTLTTL, from the coding sequence ATGGTTGAGATCAAGACACCGGGCGAAGTGGACGTCATGCGCGAAGCCGGGCGCGTGGTCGCCCAGGCGCTGGGAGCGGTGCGTGAGCGGGCGGAGATCGGGGTGAGCCTGCGCGAGCTGGACGAGGTCGCCGCGCAGGTCATCCGGGACGCCGGGGCGAAGCCGAACTTCCTGAACTACCAGCCCCGCCCGGCCCCCTACCCGTTCCCCGGCGTGCTCTGCGCGAGCGTGAACGACGCCGTGGTGCACGGCATCCCCAACGACTACCGCCTGGTCGACGGCGACCTGGTCAGCATCGACTGCGGTGCCTACATCGACGGCCTCCACGGCGACGCCGCCATCAGCTTCGTCGTCGGCGAGGCCGATCCGGCCGACCTCAAGCTCATCGAGGCGACCACGGAAGCCCTGATGGCGGGCGTGGCGCAGCTGGTGCCCGGCAACAAGCTCGGCGACGTCTCGCACGCGATCGGCGTGGTCGGCCGCCGCGACGGGTACGGCATGCTCGCCGACCACGGTGGTCACGGCATCGGGCACGCCATGCACGAGGACCCGCACGTGCCCAACGAAGGCCGCCCGGGCCGGGGCCTGCGGCTGCGGCCCGGCATGGTGTTCGCGCTGGAGCCGATGCTGATCGCCGGTGGTCGCGACGAGTACCGCGCCGACAGCGACGGGTGGACCCTGCGCACCGCGGACGGCAGCCGCGCGGCCCACGTCGAACTGACCGTCGCCGTGACCGAGGAAGGTCCACGTACGCTCACCACCTTGTGA
- a CDS encoding acyl-CoA dehydrogenase family protein — protein MIDFRLDEEYEALRKTVEDFAHSEVAPVIGGFYEREEFPYELVAKMGSMGLFGLPFPEEFGGMGGDYFALCLALEELARVDSSVAITLEAGVSLGAMPIYRFGDDEQKQRYLPSMCAGEALGAFGLTEPGGGSDAGATRTTAKLDGGEWVLNGSKSFITNSGTDITSVVTATAVTGEKEGGRKEISAILVPSGTPGFTVAPKYSKVGWNASDTHELSFADCRVPEGNLLGSRGRGYAQFLSILDEGRVAIAALSVGLAQGCVDECLRYVGEREAFGHKIGTYQAIQFKIADMETRAHTARLAYYAAASKMLRGEPFKREAAIAKLVSSNAAMDNSRDATQIFGGYGFMNEFPVGRFYRDAKILEIGEGTSEVQRMLIARELGLR, from the coding sequence ATGATCGATTTCCGGCTCGACGAGGAGTACGAGGCGCTGCGCAAGACCGTCGAGGACTTCGCGCACAGCGAGGTGGCGCCGGTGATCGGCGGGTTCTACGAACGGGAGGAGTTCCCGTACGAGCTGGTCGCGAAGATGGGTTCGATGGGCTTGTTCGGCCTGCCGTTCCCGGAGGAGTTCGGCGGTATGGGCGGCGACTACTTCGCCCTGTGCTTGGCGCTGGAGGAACTGGCGCGGGTCGACTCGTCCGTGGCGATCACCCTGGAGGCCGGGGTTTCCCTCGGCGCCATGCCGATCTACCGCTTCGGCGACGACGAGCAGAAGCAGCGGTACCTGCCGTCGATGTGCGCGGGCGAGGCGCTGGGCGCGTTCGGCCTGACCGAGCCGGGCGGCGGTTCGGACGCCGGAGCCACCCGGACCACGGCGAAGCTGGACGGCGGTGAGTGGGTCCTCAACGGCAGCAAGTCGTTCATCACCAACTCGGGCACCGACATCACCAGCGTGGTGACGGCGACCGCGGTGACCGGGGAGAAGGAGGGCGGCCGCAAGGAGATCTCGGCCATCCTGGTGCCCTCGGGCACGCCGGGGTTCACCGTGGCGCCGAAGTACTCGAAGGTCGGCTGGAACGCCTCGGACACCCACGAGCTGTCGTTCGCCGACTGCCGGGTCCCGGAAGGAAACCTGCTCGGCTCGCGCGGCCGGGGTTACGCGCAGTTCCTGTCCATTTTGGACGAGGGCCGGGTGGCGATCGCCGCGCTGAGCGTCGGCCTGGCGCAGGGGTGCGTCGACGAATGCCTGCGCTACGTCGGTGAGCGGGAGGCGTTCGGGCACAAGATCGGGACGTACCAGGCGATCCAGTTCAAGATCGCGGACATGGAGACGCGGGCCCACACCGCGCGCCTGGCCTACTACGCCGCGGCCTCGAAGATGCTGCGCGGCGAGCCGTTCAAGCGGGAAGCCGCCATCGCGAAGCTGGTCTCGTCGAACGCCGCGATGGACAACTCGCGGGACGCCACCCAGATCTTCGGCGGGTACGGCTTCATGAACGAGTTCCCCGTCGGCCGCTTCTACCGGGACGCGAAGATCCTGGAAATCGGCGAAGGCACGAGCGAGGTCCAGCGCATGCTCATCGCCCGAGAACTAGGCCTCCGCTAA
- a CDS encoding acetyl/propionyl/methylcrotonyl-CoA carboxylase subunit alpha, which yields MFDTVLVANRGEIAVRVLGTLRRMGIRSVAVYSDADADARHVLEADVAVRIGPAEATRSYLSIPAIIEAARETGAQAVHPGYGFLAENAAFATACAEAGLVFIGPPVGAIEAMGDKIQAKRTVSAAGVPVVPGSSDLDIPAGGFADAAAEVGYPLLLKPSAGGGGKGMRLVEDPAELDSAVESARREAKASFGDDTLLLERFVTTPRHIEIQVLADGHGNVIHLGERECSLQRRHQKIIEEAPSVLLDETTRERMGASAVEAARAVGYSGAGTVEFIVSATNADEFFFMEMNTRLQVEHPVTEQVTGLDLVEWQVRVAAGEPLGVRQADVRLTGHAVEARVYAEDPARGFIPTGGTVLRVVEPADDGIRVDSGVREGTEVGSNYDPMLAKVIAWGPDRAAALHRLDLALAKTAVLGVGTNVRFLRALLADEDVRAGRLDTGLVERRLAELTSAEVPAEFFVAAAMDRLLGLWPSESIVDPWAVPTGWRIGGGGGVSFRLRSGETEALVRVEGEPRRARVSVDDAEPVAVSAARRGGQLELRYRGEFHRYETASVANGLWLARDGHAVLIGERPIMQLAHGEAAEAGPVTSPMPGTVLVVKVARGDVVTAGTPLLVVEAMKMEHTITAPIDGVVEELRVQAGQQVALDEALAVVTPQEDAR from the coding sequence TTGTTCGACACGGTTTTGGTCGCCAACCGCGGGGAGATCGCCGTCCGGGTGCTCGGCACGCTGCGCCGGATGGGCATCCGGTCCGTCGCGGTCTACAGCGATGCCGACGCCGACGCCCGGCACGTGCTCGAGGCCGACGTCGCGGTGCGGATCGGGCCCGCCGAGGCCACGCGCAGCTACCTGTCCATCCCGGCGATCATCGAGGCAGCCAGGGAAACCGGGGCGCAGGCCGTGCACCCCGGCTACGGCTTCCTCGCCGAGAACGCCGCGTTCGCCACCGCCTGCGCCGAAGCCGGGCTGGTGTTCATCGGCCCGCCGGTCGGCGCGATCGAGGCGATGGGCGACAAGATCCAGGCCAAGCGCACGGTCTCGGCCGCCGGGGTGCCGGTGGTCCCCGGATCGTCCGATTTGGACATCCCGGCGGGCGGATTCGCCGACGCCGCCGCGGAAGTCGGTTACCCGTTGCTGCTCAAACCGTCCGCCGGTGGTGGTGGCAAGGGCATGCGGCTGGTCGAGGACCCGGCCGAGCTGGACAGCGCGGTGGAGTCCGCGCGCCGTGAGGCGAAGGCCTCCTTCGGCGACGACACGCTGCTGCTGGAGCGGTTCGTCACCACCCCGCGGCACATCGAGATCCAGGTGCTCGCCGACGGCCACGGCAACGTGATCCACCTGGGCGAGCGCGAATGCAGCCTGCAGCGGCGGCACCAGAAGATCATCGAAGAGGCGCCGTCGGTGCTGCTCGACGAGACGACCCGGGAACGCATGGGCGCGTCAGCCGTCGAAGCCGCACGTGCGGTCGGCTACTCCGGCGCGGGCACGGTCGAGTTCATCGTTTCGGCCACCAACGCCGACGAGTTCTTCTTCATGGAGATGAACACGCGGCTGCAGGTCGAGCACCCGGTCACCGAGCAGGTCACCGGGCTGGACCTGGTCGAGTGGCAGGTGCGGGTGGCCGCCGGTGAGCCGCTGGGCGTGCGGCAGGCCGACGTCCGGCTGACCGGGCACGCGGTGGAAGCCCGGGTGTACGCCGAAGATCCCGCCCGCGGCTTCATCCCCACCGGCGGCACCGTGCTGCGCGTGGTCGAGCCCGCCGACGACGGCATCCGCGTGGATTCCGGGGTGCGCGAAGGCACCGAGGTCGGCTCGAACTACGACCCCATGCTGGCGAAGGTGATCGCCTGGGGGCCGGACCGCGCGGCCGCGCTGCACCGGCTGGACCTGGCGCTGGCGAAGACCGCGGTGCTCGGCGTCGGCACGAACGTGCGCTTCCTGCGGGCATTGCTCGCGGACGAGGACGTGCGGGCAGGACGGCTGGACACCGGGCTGGTCGAGCGCCGGCTGGCCGAGCTGACCTCCGCCGAAGTGCCCGCCGAGTTCTTCGTCGCCGCCGCGATGGACCGCCTGCTCGGGCTGTGGCCGTCGGAGTCCATTGTGGACCCCTGGGCGGTGCCGACCGGGTGGCGGATCGGCGGCGGTGGCGGGGTGAGCTTCCGCCTGCGGTCCGGTGAGACCGAGGCGCTGGTGCGCGTCGAAGGCGAACCGCGCCGCGCCAGGGTGAGCGTGGACGACGCCGAACCGGTCGCCGTGTCGGCCGCGCGGCGTGGCGGGCAGCTGGAACTGCGGTACCGGGGCGAGTTCCACCGGTACGAGACGGCTTCGGTCGCCAACGGGCTGTGGCTGGCCAGGGACGGCCACGCGGTGCTGATCGGGGAGCGCCCGATCATGCAGCTGGCGCACGGGGAAGCCGCCGAGGCCGGCCCGGTGACCAGCCCGATGCCCGGCACCGTGCTGGTGGTGAAGGTCGCGCGCGGGGACGTGGTCACCGCGGGCACGCCGCTGCTGGTGGTCGAGGCGATGAAGATGGAACACACGATCACCGCGCCGATCGACGGCGTGGTCGAGGAACTGCGCGTACAGGCCGGCCAACAGGTCGCGCTGGACGAAGCGCTTGCCGTGGTGACCCCGCAGGAGGACGCACGATGA
- a CDS encoding carboxyl transferase domain-containing protein — translation MDTPVLSSSADPRSTDYARYATGHAELAEDLRKRLAQAQLGGPEKARIRHVERGKLLPRDRVDALLDPGSPFLELSPLAATGLYDDEAPAAGIITGVGRVSGRECVIVANDATVKGGTYYPMTVKKHLRAQEVALHNNLPCVYLVDSGGAFLPRQDEVFPDREHFGRIFYNQATMSARGIPQIAAVLGSCTAGGAYVPAMSDEAVIVRNQGTIFLGGPPLVKAATGEVVTAEELGGGDVHARQSGVTDHLANDDAHALRIVRSIVSTLGPRTPRPWDVRPVEEPAVNPAELYGVVPTDSRTPYDVREVIARIVDGSRFAEFKKEYGNTLVTGFAHVHGHPVGIIANNGVLFAESAMKGAHFIELCDKRSIPLLFLQNITGFMVGKAYEAGGIAKHGAKMVTAVACARVPKLTVIIGGSFGAGNYSMCGRAYSPRFLWMWPNARISVMGGEQAASVLSTVRRDAIEGRGGEWSTEDEEAFKDPIREQYEAQGSPYYSTARLWDDGVIDPADTRTVVGLALSAAANAPLEAVSYGVFRM, via the coding sequence ATGGACACCCCGGTGCTGAGCAGTTCCGCCGATCCGCGGAGCACGGACTACGCCCGCTACGCCACTGGTCACGCCGAGCTGGCCGAGGATCTGCGCAAGCGGCTCGCGCAGGCCCAGCTGGGCGGCCCGGAGAAGGCACGCATCCGGCATGTGGAACGCGGCAAGCTGCTGCCGCGCGATCGGGTGGACGCGCTGCTCGACCCCGGCTCGCCCTTCCTGGAGCTCTCCCCGCTGGCCGCGACCGGGCTCTACGACGACGAGGCGCCCGCCGCCGGCATCATCACCGGCGTCGGCCGGGTGTCCGGGCGCGAATGCGTGATCGTCGCCAACGACGCCACCGTCAAGGGCGGCACCTACTACCCGATGACGGTCAAGAAGCACCTGCGCGCGCAGGAAGTCGCGCTGCACAACAACCTGCCGTGCGTGTACCTGGTCGACTCCGGCGGCGCCTTCCTGCCGCGCCAGGACGAGGTCTTCCCCGACCGCGAGCACTTCGGCCGCATCTTCTACAACCAGGCGACCATGTCCGCCCGCGGCATCCCGCAGATCGCCGCCGTGCTCGGCTCGTGCACCGCGGGCGGCGCCTACGTGCCCGCGATGAGCGACGAGGCCGTGATCGTCCGGAACCAGGGCACCATCTTCCTCGGCGGCCCGCCACTGGTGAAGGCCGCGACCGGCGAGGTGGTCACCGCCGAGGAACTGGGCGGCGGCGACGTGCACGCCCGCCAGTCCGGCGTCACCGACCACCTGGCCAACGACGACGCGCACGCGCTGCGCATCGTTCGCTCGATCGTGTCCACTCTCGGTCCGCGCACCCCGCGGCCGTGGGACGTGCGGCCGGTCGAGGAGCCCGCGGTGAATCCGGCGGAGCTGTACGGCGTGGTGCCGACCGACTCGCGCACCCCGTACGACGTGCGCGAGGTGATCGCCCGGATCGTCGACGGCAGCCGGTTCGCCGAGTTCAAGAAGGAGTACGGCAACACCCTGGTCACCGGGTTCGCGCACGTGCACGGGCACCCGGTCGGCATCATCGCCAACAACGGCGTGCTGTTCGCCGAGTCGGCGATGAAGGGCGCGCACTTCATCGAGCTGTGCGACAAGCGCTCGATCCCGCTGCTGTTCCTGCAGAACATCACCGGTTTCATGGTCGGCAAGGCGTACGAGGCCGGTGGCATCGCCAAGCACGGCGCGAAGATGGTCACCGCGGTGGCCTGCGCGCGGGTGCCGAAGCTGACGGTGATCATCGGCGGCTCGTTCGGCGCGGGCAACTACTCGATGTGCGGACGGGCGTACTCGCCGCGCTTCCTGTGGATGTGGCCGAACGCCCGGATCTCGGTGATGGGCGGGGAGCAGGCGGCGTCGGTGCTCTCGACCGTGCGCCGCGACGCGATCGAAGGCCGCGGCGGTGAATGGTCCACTGAGGACGAAGAGGCCTTCAAGGACCCGATCCGCGAGCAGTACGAGGCGCAGGGCAGCCCGTACTACTCCACCGCGCGGCTGTGGGACGACGGCGTGATCGACCCGGCGGACACCCGCACGGTGGTCGGCCTCGCGCTGTCGGCGGCGGCCAACGCGCCACTCGAAGCTGTTTCCTACGGCGTTTTCCGGATGTGA
- a CDS encoding cellulose binding domain-containing protein, with translation MHDGYQSTINALPQIAAGLASRNLCAGMISTSTGQAVAPADDPGNPPVGSCTATYQRVQQWGDRFNGQVTITAGASAISSWTATVTVTSPQKVSTTWNGTPSWDSSGNVMTMKPNGNGSLAANASTTFGFTVMANGQWAAPAVTCGTP, from the coding sequence ATGCACGACGGCTACCAGTCGACGATCAACGCCCTCCCGCAGATCGCCGCCGGGCTGGCCAGCCGGAACCTCTGCGCCGGCATGATCTCGACGTCCACCGGCCAGGCGGTCGCGCCCGCGGACGACCCGGGCAACCCGCCCGTTGGCTCCTGCACCGCGACCTACCAGCGGGTCCAGCAGTGGGGTGACCGGTTCAACGGCCAGGTGACCATCACCGCGGGCGCGTCGGCGATCAGCAGCTGGACGGCGACGGTCACCGTGACCTCGCCGCAGAAGGTGTCGACCACCTGGAACGGCACGCCGAGCTGGGATTCGAGCGGCAACGTGATGACCATGAAGCCCAACGGCAACGGCAGCCTGGCGGCGAACGCCAGCACCACGTTCGGTTTCACCGTGATGGCGAACGGCCAATGGGCGGCCCCGGCCGTCACCTGCGGCACCCCCTGA
- a CDS encoding SGNH/GDSL hydrolase family protein produces MVTSDHKPTLPVWRAMIVAVVAGLALLGFTIPASAATNYVALGDSYSSGLGAGSYGDSGSCKRSANAYPRLWASAKGASLNFLACSGARTPQVLSQLDNVGSGTNVVTVSVGGNDAGFVDVMTDCTLGSDQACVNRVAEAKAYVNGTLPGLLKGVYDKIKAKAPGAKVYVLGYPRFYKVPGSCDVGLSDTKRSAINSGADALASVTSAQASSAGFTFVDVRNAFTGHEICSSDRWLHSLTWPVDESYHPTANGQKLGYLAALNAAG; encoded by the coding sequence ATGGTCACGTCCGACCACAAACCGACCCTGCCCGTTTGGCGAGCGATGATCGTGGCCGTCGTGGCCGGTCTCGCCCTGCTCGGCTTCACGATTCCCGCCTCGGCCGCGACGAACTACGTGGCGCTCGGTGATTCCTACTCCTCCGGGCTCGGCGCCGGCAGTTACGGCGACTCGGGTTCCTGCAAGCGAAGCGCCAACGCGTACCCGCGGCTGTGGGCCAGCGCCAAGGGTGCTTCGCTGAACTTCCTCGCCTGCTCGGGCGCCCGCACCCCGCAGGTGCTGAGCCAGCTGGACAACGTCGGTTCCGGCACCAACGTCGTCACCGTCTCGGTGGGCGGCAACGACGCCGGGTTCGTGGACGTGATGACCGACTGCACGCTCGGGTCGGACCAGGCCTGCGTCAACCGGGTCGCCGAGGCGAAGGCCTACGTGAACGGCACGCTGCCGGGGCTGCTCAAGGGCGTCTACGACAAGATCAAGGCCAAGGCGCCCGGCGCGAAGGTGTACGTGCTCGGCTACCCGCGCTTCTACAAGGTCCCCGGCTCCTGTGACGTGGGCCTGAGCGACACCAAGCGGTCCGCGATCAACTCCGGTGCCGACGCGCTCGCCTCGGTCACCTCGGCGCAGGCTTCGAGCGCCGGGTTCACCTTCGTCGACGTGCGCAACGCGTTCACCGGGCACGAGATCTGCTCGTCCGACCGCTGGCTGCACAGCCTCACCTGGCCGGTCGACGAGTCGTACCACCCGACCGCCAACGGGCAGAAGCTCGGCTATCTCGCCGCGTTGAACGCGGCCGGCTGA
- a CDS encoding SACE_7040 family transcriptional regulator has translation MPAHPTPLVHGEKASRREQILAAAAELFARHGFHGVGIDDIGAAVGISGPALYRHFRSKDAMLGEMLSSISRYLLDGGQELAAARTGAELLGALVKFHVDFALSQPALITVQERNLANLTDADRKQVRALQRQYVELWVEAIRTTVPEVGETHARSSAHAVFGLINSTPHNRYLADEELAGLLERLALGALRAAR, from the coding sequence ATGCCAGCGCACCCGACCCCCCTCGTGCACGGCGAGAAGGCCAGCCGGCGCGAGCAGATCCTGGCCGCGGCCGCCGAGTTGTTCGCCCGCCACGGGTTCCACGGCGTGGGGATCGACGACATCGGCGCCGCCGTGGGCATCTCCGGCCCCGCGTTGTACCGCCACTTCCGCAGCAAGGACGCGATGCTCGGCGAGATGCTGAGCTCAATCAGCCGCTACCTGCTCGACGGCGGGCAGGAGCTGGCCGCCGCGCGCACCGGCGCCGAACTGCTCGGCGCGCTGGTCAAGTTCCACGTGGACTTCGCGCTCAGCCAGCCCGCCCTGATCACCGTGCAGGAGCGGAACCTGGCCAACCTCACTGACGCCGACCGCAAACAGGTTCGCGCGCTCCAACGCCAGTACGTGGAGCTCTGGGTCGAGGCGATCCGGACCACCGTCCCCGAGGTCGGTGAAACCCACGCCCGATCCTCGGCACACGCCGTGTTCGGGTTGATCAACTCGACCCCGCACAACCGCTATCTGGCTGACGAGGAACTGGCCGGGCTGCTCGAACGGCTGGCGCTCGGCGCACTCCGCGCGGCGCGGTGA